The proteins below come from a single Afipia felis ATCC 53690 genomic window:
- a CDS encoding glycosyltransferase family 2 protein: MTRRPRVAALVAAYNAERTIRDAIAPLLAATDCQVYVVDDCSRIPVSEYLQNTDGRITVIRLEKNAGPAAARNVALAEILAAGFDYVAIADADDISAPDRIAKQVAFMEANPMVGACGTWVRNFQDGIPDATYIKRRPGDPRAVRDLMFFNIGVSHASAMIRCDAFRRVGLYSQDYPAAEDYDLLCRIGKAYDVANIEECLLDYRLSPGGQSMSRRRRQLYDRLRIQLKYFEAGAWRAWAGVARTLAILLMPAGLFDMLRSNLRARSSGNSID, encoded by the coding sequence ATGACCCGTCGCCCCAGGGTCGCTGCTCTTGTGGCGGCCTATAATGCAGAACGGACGATCCGCGACGCGATCGCGCCCTTGCTGGCCGCAACGGACTGCCAAGTTTATGTCGTCGACGATTGCAGCCGCATCCCGGTCAGCGAGTATCTTCAAAACACGGATGGCCGCATCACGGTGATCCGTCTTGAGAAGAATGCCGGACCGGCTGCGGCGCGCAACGTCGCGTTGGCGGAAATTCTCGCCGCCGGTTTCGACTATGTCGCAATTGCCGACGCGGACGATATTTCCGCACCAGATCGCATTGCAAAGCAGGTGGCCTTCATGGAGGCCAACCCCATGGTGGGGGCGTGCGGGACATGGGTGCGTAATTTCCAGGACGGCATCCCGGACGCTACCTACATCAAGCGCCGGCCGGGCGATCCGCGCGCGGTCCGCGATCTCATGTTTTTCAACATCGGCGTGTCGCATGCGAGCGCGATGATCCGGTGTGACGCGTTTCGGCGCGTCGGGCTTTATTCGCAGGATTATCCGGCTGCCGAGGATTACGATCTGTTGTGCCGGATCGGCAAAGCCTACGACGTTGCGAACATTGAGGAGTGCCTGCTGGATTATCGCCTTTCGCCGGGCGGACAGTCGATGTCGCGCCGGCGGCGGCAATTATACGATCGGCTGCGGATTCAGCTCAAATATTTCGAGGCAGGAGCCTGGCGGGCGTGGGCGGGTGTGGCGCGCACGCTGGCGATATTGCTGATGCCGGCCGGTCTGTTTGACATGCTCAGGTCGAATTTGCGCGCGAGGAGCAGCGGCAATTCAATCGACTGA
- a CDS encoding O-antigen ligase family protein gives MTSLTTAASSHLTADIERPIIRAWQRRALWLVGISGSIVFIEPSPYEAAIFLTMIFFVVTGLKFSPPLLVPCALLIVLNAGYAIGAVPLMNEQDVVFWIFTSCYMAVTAVFFALVMLEDTKERLDALSRGYVIGAVIASLAGIAGYFNLIPGATDLLTFGHRARGTFKDPNVLGAFLVYPAVYCMLQIIESPFWKAVRNAIPLCIISLAIFLAFSRAAWATFVGASIITCVLLYLTATTRQRRMKIVALVLAAAILAALAVVFMLSFSSTAELFSERASLHQPYDSGRFGRFGRHILGAIMALDYPFGIGPLQFRTFFPEDTHNSFLNAFMSGGWLSGVVYPALIFSTVIYAVRGLFLRTPWRSLYIIVFATFFVTMCESFIIDTDHWRHYFLLVGTIWGTLIAGYRLNARRTSHPSVD, from the coding sequence ATGACAAGCCTGACCACCGCGGCCTCCTCCCATCTCACCGCAGACATCGAGCGCCCCATCATCCGGGCATGGCAACGGCGCGCGCTCTGGCTGGTAGGCATCAGCGGCTCGATCGTCTTCATCGAGCCAAGCCCCTATGAGGCTGCAATCTTTCTGACGATGATCTTCTTCGTCGTCACCGGCCTGAAGTTTTCGCCGCCGCTGCTGGTGCCGTGCGCACTTCTGATCGTTCTGAACGCGGGTTACGCGATCGGCGCCGTCCCGTTGATGAACGAACAAGACGTTGTCTTCTGGATTTTCACGTCCTGTTATATGGCGGTCACGGCGGTCTTCTTTGCCCTCGTGATGCTCGAGGATACGAAAGAACGTCTCGACGCCCTGAGCCGCGGCTATGTCATCGGCGCCGTGATCGCCTCTCTTGCAGGCATTGCCGGTTATTTCAATCTCATTCCTGGCGCCACCGACCTTCTCACCTTCGGCCATCGCGCGCGCGGCACGTTCAAGGATCCGAACGTTCTCGGCGCGTTTCTGGTGTATCCCGCCGTCTATTGCATGCTCCAGATCATCGAAAGCCCGTTCTGGAAAGCCGTCCGCAACGCCATTCCCCTCTGCATCATCAGCCTCGCGATTTTCCTCGCGTTCTCGCGCGCCGCCTGGGCGACTTTCGTGGGTGCGAGCATCATCACATGCGTGCTTCTGTACCTGACGGCGACAACGCGTCAGCGACGCATGAAGATTGTCGCGCTGGTGCTGGCCGCTGCAATATTGGCCGCGCTGGCGGTCGTCTTCATGCTGTCGTTCAGTTCGACAGCCGAACTGTTCAGTGAACGCGCGAGCCTGCATCAGCCCTATGACAGCGGCCGGTTCGGACGGTTCGGACGGCATATTCTCGGCGCGATCATGGCGCTGGATTACCCGTTCGGGATCGGGCCGCTTCAGTTTCGCACGTTCTTCCCCGAAGACACGCACAATTCGTTCCTGAACGCGTTCATGTCGGGAGGCTGGCTCAGCGGCGTCGTTTACCCCGCGCTGATTTTCTCCACCGTGATTTACGCTGTGCGCGGGCTGTTTCTGCGCACGCCGTGGCGATCGCTGTATATCATCGTGTTCGCGACTTTCTTTGTGACCATGTGCGAGAGCTTCATCATCGACACCGATCACTGGCGGCATTACTTCCTGCTGGTGGGCACGATCTGGGGCACCTTGATAGCGGGCTACAGACTGAACGCCCGGCGCACATCCCATCCATCAGTCGATTGA